The genomic DNA TGCATAAGTATTTTATGTCttgtttttagtgcaaatatcttagtccacttgaaacaagacaaaactaaccaagaagtaggagcttgttttaagtaaataattccttgttgttcttttaaaaaagtacttgttccattttccccatattataagtgaaataatcttccggtggaactagaacttggttgctaggtgacgggctgggcttggctgccGTTGCTAGGTGACAGCCCCAGCGGCAGTTGGTTATGTAACAAGCACTTTCTCATCAATACTAAGgtattattgatttaaaacaagcttttgtatcttgctgaaaagttacttgtaagaaattttgtcttatttcaagtatagtAAGATAGTTGGActaaaaactgaaccaaaaatatCGCACCAGAGGAGCAAACTGAGAAAACCCCAACTTTTAAAAAGGTGGTTCATACTCGTGACAATTGGTACAATGGTGTTGAGAGTCATGAAGACTTTATTTTGGTGgttcttttgaataaaaaccaacattATTTAACTAACTAACTGTAACATGTTTGTGAAACGCAATTATTTTGACCCACATcatttcatcaacattaaggaattattgataaaaccagctgaaaagttactctgAAGTTAGCTTCAAGtacactaagatatttgcactacaaactaaaccgaaaatacttggtaatattttgtgtttttgtagtgtaacTCGTAggctaaaaagacaaagaaaatcgGTCTCATAAAAACAACTGACAAAGGTTGCAGCCTATCGTCGATGGTTGATAAGTTTGTCCAGTCACCCAGTAGCGTGAAATAAGAAAGCAGAGCGTTAGGTTATGGATTAACTGTGTACGTTTTGTTCACCTGttggtttttcttcttcctctcaggAAACCAGACATCCTGAAGGATCTGGCTCCTGGAGCTCAGCCTCCCTTCCTGCAGTACGGCAGCGAGGTGAAAACCGACACCAACAAAATCGAGGAGTTCATCGAGTCGACGCTCTGCCCTCCAAAGTAACCACTAACCTTCACTTGTTCTGTTAGGACGCCATTTTGTTCTGAATGTTTGAGCTGAAATGATATAAAGTGATAATTTAAGACAGATCCTGGTCATAGTAACCGTAATCTGTTTGGATAAATCATTGCCCAGATCTTAAGTCATGCTTTTTATAGactttctgttaatattttaactgatgaatatgtttttgttaagCTTTCAGAagctattttattgtttttaaagtttattaatacCAGTTAGACCTGGAACTGTTACTATTTTATGCGGAAAATGTAtgttataaacaataatattgatgttttgagaccattttcaagtaatataaggcataataatgcatgtaCACCTAAACTAGTCACAATTACAAATGTTAGTGGATGATAAATTCTCCCagaatttattgcaataaacaattacattgttgttttgagatcattttcaaataatatattgataaaGATATAATAAAGCAAATCTATCCTCTAATGAGACAAAGAAACTttaattccaaaataaaacaatcaaaataatacataaaaaacacaaatcactgAATTGTTTATGACAAAATTaccctttaaaaaatattaataatcaactttcttgaaatttattgtgagattaattaattaattgattaattgaatCATGGTTAGCctcagaataattaaaaatacaacagaaacatCACCAGAaatcctgaaaaagaaaagtagaagaAAGAAGTGTAACTTCTTGGAAACAAAATCTTAAGAAATTAGAAGTGATCTTAAAACTGCAGACATGTCtaacttgattaaaataaattattatgaaGCTGTTAGCTGCAGCTTagctcattttttttatttaatgatttgctttgagtttttattttgttgtcttttaaatATAATCAACCATCTGTTTTTCCAGATATCCCCGTCTGGCGGCTCGTAATCCGGAGTCCAACACAGCAGGAGTCGATATCTTCTCCAAGTTCTCTGCTTACATCAAGAACTCAAACCCTCAGACTAATGACAGTAAGCATCAAAAATAATGATGACATCGTCACAGGAAAGCAAAATGCTGAAGCCGCCATGTTAATCttaggctaaaaaaaaaaaaaacccagcagggAGGGAGTGTCTGTTAATAACATTACAGTTTTAGCAGCGCTACGTCAGCGTGAACGGCGCACATCCTCTTAATCTCCCCGCTTattctttgtgtctgtgttcgCTCTCAGATCTAGAGAAAGGCCTCATAAAGGCTCTGCAGAAGCTGGACAACTACCTCGGCTCCCCTCTTCCTGAAGAGATCGATCAGGACGCCGCCGAAGAGGTCACTTCCTCGTCACGCCCCTTCCTGGACGGCCAGCAGCTCACCCTGGCGGACTGCAACTTGCTGCCAAAGCTGCACATCTTGAAGGTGATCTTCTCAGTGTGCGACGTTTATCCTCACCACGGTTTTCCTGATCCCTGCCACTCAAacagatccttttttttttttttttttcccccccaggtGGTGAGTTTGAAGTACAGAAACTTCACCATCCCAGAGTCTCTGACTAACGTCTGGAGGTACTTGAACGCATCGTACGCCAGGGAAGAGTTTAGCGCTACCTGTCCTGTCGACACGGAGATCCTCATGGCGTATTCATCTGTAGCGAAAGCTCTCAAGTAGGACGGCGATAAGCcatgttaaagtaaaaaaataaatccacacaGACATCAGTAATCAAATATTTACTCTGCAAACAACCAGCATCTGTTTCCCTGCCGCCAGGTGTTTCTTTCAAGCTTTGTTTACCTTTTGATATGCAGAATGCACACACCCACAGGTGGATCTTTGTATTTGTTCTCCACTTCAACCAGGATCGGTTACATCACCAGGGAGACGAGGGCAGAGTCTAgatcagtggtgtccaaactttttcaaaatgagatttttctgtccattaaacaacatgaaaattatattaatgtgaatgttttctccttttcctgCACAACAATGAATTgaacaagtaattttttttttttatcaaaagcaACATTAGAATGAAATTTGCCTTAatggttacatttatttaactttgtgAGCcaagtattttctgttttgttggtCTGTAAATTGTGTTcttaaaaactttgtaaaaacaaaattctttgtGTTTACCATTTAAGATATAAACTTGCCATGGAAATCTCaccttaaaatgattttaaaaagtgtccaTTTCATCCCAAATTTGCACCATTTTTTTAACTGCAGTGAGGGGCCACACAAACTCATTCCCAGGGCCACAAATGGGCCCCttgccacactttggacacccctggtctagataatacagaacaaaatcaaaatgtttctttaaggaATGCTTGCATTTTCACACACCCTTTTCTAAACAAAAGCCTTTCTGTTGTTTACCTTTATTCACCTGCTTCATTGAATTTTAACCTCAGATCAGAGCCGGTTCAAGCTTTTCTTTGGTAATTGGGCAGAATAACAATTTGGGGCCCCAAACTCACACTTAAAATCACTGTTTGCTGCTATTCTCAGCAGAACAATGTTTTACTTAAACTCTAGGCTGGTAAAAGATTCTAACTTTATTATAACCTTTAAGAAATAACATAATATGGGTTCAAAAGAAGAATATAAAGAGGACATGTTAtgctaaattaatatttttatatgttgttgCACTTCTCTACTGCCTCCAAAATCAACCCaagctcttaaaaaaacatccagatagTTTTTGGCTATGGGTTGATGtcttttggaaagttttttgtttaaaaaaacttccagaatgTAATGTAACAAATCACCCAGctagttacctagcaaccccagtgaagtccagcctgttacctagcaacccaagcggcATGTTTACACAGCTGGTTGTATGTACAATTGCTGcttgaaaagacaagtgttttgctgttgattTATCATCtagaaaccacttgctacattcttgttggttgtgctggaggctctactaatgcttttcaaagatataagGATGAATAATtgctcatttggatttaaagtgacaagatgccccCAAAACAGCTCCTTCTGGAAGGAGCTCAAAATACCAGAAgtgaagaataattttgtgcaaaaaaaattataaaaatgtttcttatacAACTGACTTATtctaacttgttcaaggaagaATTATAGCccaactttaaaacaaaatatcatgACACAATCTAATTATTTGTATTCAAAGTagaaaagtgacatttatttctACTACAGCAAATACAGTGTATGTGTTGAACAATATAGCATAATATCAACTTACTACTAATTTGATTTTGATataaaaagcaaagttaaaccataaaacaaatctgtaacACTTCTCTACCTGTTGTTTGTGCTAGCTGTGTATGACTAAGAAATTACCAAAAACTGTTCAGGgtaaaaagaacaataaaataaatgttttttataagtTGACAAGAAAGCAGACGGTTATAGTATATAGTTTGTAAGAAGCATTTTAGCACAAGaagttttaagtattttatctTTTGGTGGAAAGATAACAGGCTAGCTACTGGAGTTGCTAGCATGTCCAATATCAGTTTTTAGGTTTccaactaataaaaaaatacatatgagATGGTTTGggttgc from Gambusia affinis linkage group LG14, SWU_Gaff_1.0, whole genome shotgun sequence includes the following:
- the clic1 gene encoding chloride intracellular channel protein 1, which produces MSDANEPKIELFVKAGSDGLCIGNCPFSQRLFMVLWLKGVVFDVTTVDMKKKPDILKDLAPGAQPPFLQYGSEVKTDTNKIEEFIESTLCPPKYPRLAARNPESNTAGVDIFSKFSAYIKNSNPQTNDNLEKGLIKALQKLDNYLGSPLPEEIDQDAAEEVTSSSRPFLDGQQLTLADCNLLPKLHILKVVSLKYRNFTIPESLTNVWRYLNASYAREEFSATCPVDTEILMAYSSVAKALK